One uncultured Tolumonas sp. genomic window carries:
- the rlmKL gene encoding bifunctional 23S rRNA (guanine(2069)-N(7))-methyltransferase RlmK/23S rRNA (guanine(2445)-N(2))-methyltransferase RlmL — protein MADFFATCPKGLESILAAELSGLGASDIKETVAGVAFSGELEVAYRACLWSRYASRIALELTSFYADTDLDLYLGCFNVQWENHFSVDQSFAVDFSGSSKAINNTQYGALKVKDAIVDRFTKRSGIRPSVDKKIPDARVLVHWKKDTVTVSLDLSGPALHQRGYRDETGEAPLKENLAAAVLARSGWQNEPLLDPMCGSGTLLIEAAMQACDMAPGLLRRRFGFEGWLKHQPDIWLPIMAEASVRAKRGHKEALLQADRFVGFDIDTRVLQRAKANANRAGVGDLIRFESADVMQLHNPWPNSKGFLVSNPPYGERLGEFPELLKLYQSLGSALRTEFQGWRVTILSASPELLSCLRLRADKQYRLFNGALECQLRNYQIADNSVASQKMVAEDFANRLRKNIKTLDKWAQQEGIDAYRIYDADLPDYNVAIDRYTNHLVIQEYAPPKTIPEHVARQRILDLMQAAIEVTGVPGKNVILKVRERQKGESQYQKLNTEGQLLEVKEYNAKFLVNLRDYLDTGLFLDHRYTRRMLGQMAKGKDFLNLFSYTGTATVHAALGGARTTTTVDMSRTYLNWARDNMRHNGLTSWQHKFEQADCLDWLRHCEQTFDLIFIDPPTFSNSKRMDDTFDVQRDHIDVMAMLKKILNPDGLIVFSNNKRQFKMDFNGLAELGLVAENISAKTLPKDFARNPHIHNSWLIRHAPKTDVSQEQA, from the coding sequence ATGGCTGACTTTTTTGCAACATGCCCGAAAGGGTTAGAATCTATACTGGCTGCTGAACTATCAGGGCTTGGCGCATCCGATATCAAAGAAACAGTCGCGGGTGTCGCATTTAGCGGTGAGCTTGAAGTGGCATACCGGGCATGTTTGTGGAGTCGTTATGCGTCCCGTATTGCATTAGAATTAACTTCTTTTTATGCCGATACCGATCTGGATCTTTATCTCGGTTGCTTTAACGTGCAGTGGGAAAACCATTTCTCAGTAGACCAATCATTTGCCGTCGATTTCTCCGGCTCTTCAAAAGCCATCAATAATACTCAATACGGTGCGTTAAAAGTTAAAGATGCGATTGTTGATCGCTTCACTAAACGCAGTGGCATTCGTCCCTCAGTCGATAAAAAAATTCCTGACGCCCGTGTATTAGTGCACTGGAAAAAAGATACCGTTACCGTTTCTCTCGACTTATCTGGCCCGGCATTACATCAGCGTGGTTACCGCGATGAAACAGGTGAAGCACCGTTAAAAGAAAATCTGGCTGCAGCGGTGTTAGCCCGTAGTGGCTGGCAAAATGAGCCGTTGCTCGATCCGATGTGCGGTTCTGGTACGCTGTTAATTGAAGCAGCCATGCAGGCTTGTGATATGGCGCCGGGCTTATTACGTCGTCGTTTTGGCTTTGAAGGCTGGTTAAAGCATCAGCCGGATATTTGGTTGCCCATTATGGCTGAAGCCTCTGTTCGTGCGAAACGCGGACATAAAGAGGCGCTGTTACAAGCAGATCGTTTTGTTGGGTTTGATATTGATACCCGAGTATTGCAACGCGCTAAAGCGAATGCGAATCGTGCCGGTGTCGGTGACCTGATCCGTTTTGAATCCGCCGATGTGATGCAATTGCATAACCCTTGGCCAAACAGCAAAGGTTTCTTAGTCAGTAACCCGCCGTATGGTGAACGTCTGGGCGAATTCCCTGAACTGTTAAAGTTATATCAAAGTTTAGGTAGCGCACTACGTACTGAGTTTCAGGGCTGGCGCGTGACAATTTTGTCTGCATCGCCGGAACTGCTGAGCTGTCTGCGTCTGCGTGCAGACAAACAATACCGTCTGTTTAATGGTGCGTTGGAATGTCAGTTACGTAATTACCAAATTGCGGATAACTCTGTCGCATCACAGAAAATGGTGGCGGAAGATTTTGCCAACCGTTTGCGTAAGAATATCAAAACGTTGGATAAATGGGCTCAGCAAGAAGGCATCGATGCTTATCGTATCTACGATGCTGATTTGCCGGATTATAACGTGGCGATCGACCGTTACACGAACCATCTGGTTATTCAGGAATATGCACCGCCGAAAACTATTCCAGAGCATGTTGCGCGTCAGCGTATTCTCGATTTGATGCAGGCGGCTATCGAAGTCACCGGTGTGCCGGGTAAAAACGTGATCCTGAAAGTGCGTGAACGCCAGAAGGGGGAGTCGCAATACCAGAAACTGAATACCGAAGGGCAGTTGCTCGAAGTCAAAGAGTACAACGCGAAATTTTTGGTCAACCTGCGTGATTATCTGGATACCGGTCTGTTCTTGGATCACCGCTATACCCGCCGTATGTTAGGGCAAATGGCGAAAGGAAAAGACTTCTTAAACCTGTTCTCTTATACCGGTACTGCCACAGTGCATGCAGCACTCGGCGGCGCGCGGACTACCACGACTGTGGATATGTCCCGCACTTATCTGAACTGGGCGCGCGATAACATGCGCCACAATGGCTTAACGAGCTGGCAGCATAAATTTGAACAAGCCGATTGTTTAGATTGGTTACGTCATTGCGAGCAGACGTTTGACCTGATCTTCATTGATCCGCCAACCTTCTCGAACTCTAAACGTATGGACGATACGTTTGATGTGCAGCGCGATCATATCGATGTGATGGCGATGCTGAAGAAAATTCTGAACCCGGATGGCCTGATTGTTTTCTCAAACAACAAACGTCAGTTCAAAATGGATTTTAATGGTCTCGCTGAACTGGGTTTAGTTGCTGAAAATATCAGTGCGAAAACCTTACCCAAAGATTTCGCGCGTAATCCACATATCCATAACAGCTGGTTGATCCGTCATGCTCCAAAGACTGACGTATCGCAGGAGCAAGCTTAA
- a CDS encoding HD-GYP domain-containing protein — MSVLQLSTENYQNVAIRDIKLGMFVVAVTKQKGDIHFKPGMVSSEATCRSLQSMGVLEVKIDLSRSKHQQETLLENPESNLAPEEQEQEILTTTEKTELRKRAQKLYAEAKVLQTKLLNALKNGEVVDIAPIEAMADEMVDSIFKNPDAMVFLSRIREKDTYLMEHSLNVGMLLANFGRFLKLSRQTIKELLVGGLLHDTGKIMVPDEILHKPGRLTVDEFAIMKKHVEFSVQFLDKSEGISKIVRTVAANHHERLDGLGYPRGLKGLELCLISRISTIVDVFDALTADRCYKKGMQATQAFRILLQGGGTQFDETLVKKFIKCMGIHPTGSLVKLKTGKLALVVESNDSAPLQPVVKIIYSTTGKHYLDVKVIDLAKTPTEEIESAVDPKEYGIDIQKFY, encoded by the coding sequence ATGTCGGTTTTACAATTATCTACAGAAAACTATCAGAACGTAGCTATCCGCGACATCAAGTTAGGCATGTTCGTGGTTGCTGTTACAAAACAGAAAGGCGATATTCATTTTAAACCTGGAATGGTTTCCAGTGAGGCTACATGCCGGTCATTACAATCCATGGGTGTTCTAGAGGTTAAAATTGACCTTTCTCGTAGTAAACACCAGCAAGAAACTCTCCTTGAAAACCCCGAATCAAACCTTGCGCCTGAAGAGCAAGAACAAGAGATTCTGACTACTACCGAAAAAACTGAATTGCGTAAACGTGCACAAAAACTTTATGCTGAAGCAAAAGTTTTGCAGACCAAGTTGCTGAATGCATTAAAGAACGGCGAAGTTGTTGATATTGCGCCAATAGAAGCAATGGCCGATGAAATGGTCGATTCCATTTTTAAGAATCCAGATGCCATGGTATTTCTATCTCGTATCAGAGAAAAAGATACTTATTTAATGGAGCATTCCTTGAACGTTGGAATGCTGTTGGCGAATTTTGGTCGTTTTCTGAAACTGTCTCGACAAACGATTAAAGAACTGTTGGTTGGTGGTTTGTTGCATGATACTGGCAAAATTATGGTGCCTGATGAAATCTTGCATAAACCGGGTAGATTGACGGTCGATGAATTCGCCATCATGAAAAAGCATGTCGAATTCAGTGTGCAATTTCTGGATAAATCGGAAGGCATTAGTAAGATTGTCCGCACAGTGGCAGCCAACCATCATGAACGACTTGATGGTTTGGGTTACCCGCGCGGGTTAAAAGGCTTAGAGCTGTGCCTGATTTCACGCATTAGCACTATCGTCGATGTATTTGACGCATTGACTGCAGATCGTTGTTACAAAAAAGGCATGCAGGCAACGCAGGCATTCCGTATTTTGTTACAAGGTGGCGGTACGCAATTTGATGAAACACTAGTGAAAAAATTCATCAAATGTATGGGGATACATCCAACGGGTAGTTTGGTGAAACTTAAAACAGGCAAACTCGCCTTAGTTGTAGAAAGTAATGACAGTGCGCCGTTACAGCCGGTGGTAAAAATTATCTACAGTACGACCGGTAAGCATTATCTGGATGTCAAAGTCATCGATTTGGCGAAAACACCTACAGAAGAGATTGAAAGTGCCGTTGATCCCAAAGAATATGGCATCGATATTCAAAAGTTTTATTAG
- a CDS encoding DMT family transporter — MSLEWLALVSAFLWACASLLSVTPARHLGTFAFSRWRMACVSLMLGLMSLISGGFHTLSLSQIGMMATSGLIGIFIGDTCLYACMNRVGPRRASLLFATHAAFSALFGIWLFKEHLSLQGWAGAALVLAGVMVAVAFSGNKPQKLEYSHGALWLSLALGLMAALCQSLGTIIAKPVMSAGADPIAASCVRMLVAFAAHSGLRLAQVPFSRAVSPITWRVLGIICLNGLLAMVLGMTIFLFALRHGNVTLVAIMSSTSPVMLLPILWFFTRQRPSLGAWLGAILVVCGTALVLAR, encoded by the coding sequence ATGTCTTTAGAGTGGCTGGCATTGGTGTCGGCTTTTTTGTGGGCTTGCGCTAGCTTATTGTCGGTCACCCCAGCTCGTCATTTAGGTACTTTTGCTTTTAGCCGCTGGCGTATGGCTTGTGTCAGTTTGATGTTGGGCTTAATGAGTCTGATCAGCGGTGGTTTTCATACACTGTCATTATCACAAATTGGCATGATGGCCACGTCAGGGTTAATCGGTATCTTCATCGGTGATACCTGTTTATATGCTTGCATGAATCGGGTTGGGCCGCGTCGGGCCAGTTTATTGTTCGCAACACATGCTGCATTTTCCGCATTATTTGGGATCTGGCTATTTAAAGAGCATTTGTCTTTGCAAGGCTGGGCAGGTGCTGCATTAGTGTTAGCCGGCGTTATGGTTGCTGTTGCATTCAGTGGTAATAAGCCGCAAAAACTGGAATATAGCCATGGTGCTTTGTGGTTGAGTCTGGCATTGGGGTTAATGGCTGCGCTGTGTCAATCGCTAGGAACCATTATTGCGAAACCGGTTATGTCTGCAGGGGCCGATCCGATTGCAGCATCGTGTGTGCGGATGTTGGTTGCATTTGCTGCACACTCAGGGTTACGTCTAGCGCAGGTACCTTTCAGTCGTGCTGTATCGCCGATCACCTGGCGTGTATTAGGCATCATTTGCCTGAACGGGTTATTGGCGATGGTCTTAGGTATGACTATATTTTTGTTCGCATTACGTCATGGCAATGTAACACTGGTGGCGATCATGTCATCAACATCGCCAGTCATGCTTTTACCTATTCTCTGGTTTTTTACTCGACAGCGCCCCAGCCTGGGTGCTTGGCTGGGGGCTATATTAGTTGTTTGCGGAACGGCACTGGTATTAGCCCGATAA
- the rsuA gene encoding 16S rRNA pseudouridine(516) synthase RsuA: MRLDKHLHQCLGISRSQASLLLRAGRITVNGTIAKSGSLHVNEQDVILLDDNNLQAPGENLYYFMLHKPQGYVCANADANHPSITQLFDLPRADELHAAGRLDVDTTGLVLVTNDGQWSHRVTSPRKQCEKIYRVWLAEPISDDTSKQFAKGILLRSETQPTRPAQLEIVTPREVLLTIHEGKYHQVKRMFAAVGNHVERLHREQIGALVLDANLPEGDFRALTAKEISLF, encoded by the coding sequence ATGCGCTTAGATAAACACCTTCACCAATGTCTTGGTATTTCTCGCTCACAAGCTTCGTTGCTTTTACGAGCAGGTCGTATCACTGTAAATGGCACTATAGCCAAAAGTGGTTCTCTGCATGTTAATGAACAGGATGTTATTCTGCTGGATGACAATAACCTGCAAGCACCCGGGGAAAATCTTTATTATTTTATGCTGCATAAACCGCAAGGTTATGTGTGTGCTAATGCGGATGCTAATCATCCCAGCATTACCCAATTATTCGATTTGCCACGTGCCGATGAATTGCATGCGGCCGGGCGATTAGATGTTGATACCACAGGGCTAGTGTTAGTCACTAATGACGGACAGTGGTCACATCGCGTAACCTCCCCTCGAAAACAGTGTGAAAAGATTTACCGTGTCTGGTTGGCAGAGCCAATCTCTGATGACACGAGCAAACAGTTCGCAAAGGGAATTCTGTTACGCAGTGAGACACAACCAACACGCCCGGCACAGTTGGAAATTGTCACACCACGTGAAGTATTACTCACCATTCACGAAGGTAAGTATCATCAGGTCAAACGGATGTTTGCTGCAGTAGGCAACCATGTTGAGCGATTACATCGCGAGCAGATTGGCGCTTTAGTTTTAGATGCTAACCTGCCGGAAGGTGACTTCCGGGCGCTGACAGCAAAAGAGATTAGCCTGTTTTAA
- the rmf gene encoding ribosome modulation factor: MKRQKRDRLERARTKGYQAGLAGRSKEVCPYQCIDARGYWLGGWRDAFDERSQGYMVN, from the coding sequence ATGAAGAGACAGAAAAGAGATCGTTTAGAAAGAGCGCGTACCAAAGGTTATCAAGCCGGTTTAGCCGGGCGTTCTAAAGAGGTCTGTCCTTATCAATGTATAGATGCACGAGGTTACTGGTTAGGTGGTTGGCGTGATGCGTTCGATGAGCGGTCACAGGGATACATGGTTAACTAA
- a CDS encoding PilT/PilU family type 4a pilus ATPase gives MEFEDMLIKLATENGSDLYLATGAVPSIKFNGVLTPIQERPMELGQVAEIANRIMDEEQRIIFDKELEMNLALSLSKVGRFRVNIFRQRNEISIVARNIKLDIPTFEELKLPPILLDVIMEKRGLVLFVGATGSGKSTTLAALIDHRNTNTSGHIITIEDPIEYVHPHKKSIINQREVGVDTRSFHAALKNTLRQAPDVILIGEIRDRETMEHALAFAETGHLAISTLHANNANQALDRIINFFPEERRPQLMNDLGNNLKAFVSQRLVKTKDGKRRAAIEVLLGTATIQDMIRRGDFGNIKEIMEKSVNLGMKTFDQCLFELFCEGAIDEEEALRNADSVNNLKLKIKLHTENGALKMSGQVLSWELDPIKHDEPDPFF, from the coding sequence ATGGAATTCGAGGATATGCTGATCAAGCTGGCCACTGAAAATGGTTCAGACTTATATCTGGCAACCGGCGCCGTGCCCAGTATCAAATTTAATGGTGTATTAACACCAATCCAGGAACGTCCGATGGAATTAGGCCAGGTTGCCGAAATTGCCAATCGGATCATGGATGAAGAACAGCGCATTATTTTTGATAAAGAATTGGAAATGAACCTAGCGCTTTCGTTATCTAAAGTAGGGCGTTTCCGTGTCAATATTTTCCGCCAACGGAATGAAATCTCCATCGTTGCCCGTAATATCAAATTAGATATTCCGACGTTTGAAGAACTGAAGCTGCCGCCAATCCTGTTGGATGTAATCATGGAGAAACGAGGGTTGGTATTGTTTGTTGGTGCGACAGGTTCTGGTAAGTCCACAACATTGGCGGCATTGATAGATCATCGAAATACTAATACCAGTGGGCATATCATTACCATTGAAGACCCTATCGAATATGTTCATCCGCATAAAAAGAGCATCATCAACCAACGTGAAGTAGGGGTGGACACTCGCAGTTTCCATGCGGCCTTGAAAAATACCTTGCGTCAGGCACCGGATGTTATTTTGATTGGGGAAATTCGTGACCGCGAAACGATGGAACACGCATTAGCGTTTGCGGAAACCGGCCATTTAGCTATTTCAACCTTGCATGCGAATAATGCAAATCAGGCGTTGGATCGTATTATCAATTTCTTCCCAGAAGAGCGTCGGCCACAATTGATGAACGATTTAGGGAATAACCTGAAAGCGTTTGTATCGCAACGATTAGTTAAAACAAAAGATGGGAAACGACGCGCCGCCATTGAGGTATTGCTGGGTACCGCAACGATTCAGGATATGATCCGCCGAGGTGATTTCGGTAATATTAAAGAAATCATGGAAAAATCAGTTAACTTGGGCATGAAAACATTCGACCAATGTTTGTTTGAACTGTTCTGCGAAGGCGCTATTGATGAAGAAGAAGCGCTTCGGAATGCCGACTCTGTTAACAACTTAAAACTGAAAATTAAACTCCATACCGAAAATGGTGCGCTCAAAATGTCAGGTCAGGTGTTAAGCTGGGAGCTGGACCCAATCAAGCATGATGAACCCGATCCTTTCTTCTGA
- a CDS encoding ABC transporter ATP-binding protein produces the protein MAIYSIQQGYLSYSAAPLLDHVELHIESGERLCLVGRNGAGKSTLMKVISGEVLLDDGAITHLQDLKIARLEQDPPQTESATVYDYVADGVAELGKILADYHHQLTLLADHHDDDRVMRRLSELQEQLDQQQGWQFDTRISQILSLLSLTADTSLSDLSGGWLRKVALARALVNEPDLLLLDEPTNHLDIDSIAWLEDFLRQYKGAIVFISHDREFIQRMATRIVDLDRGVLTSWPGNYDAYLAGKEEWLRVEELKNAQFDKKLAQEEVWIRQGVKARRTRNEGRVRALKALRMERGDRREKVGTSKIQLDEAVRSGKIIFEGEGVNYSIDGKSLIRNFDFRVMRGDKIALIGPNGCGKTTLIKLLLGDLQPDSGSLYCGTKLEVAYFDQYRQQLDLEKTVMDNVADGRQEVDFAGRRRHILGYLQDFLFEPKRAMTPVKALSGGEKNRLLLAKLFLKPCNLLILDEPTNDLDIETLELLEELLAEYQGTLLLVSHDRRFIDNTVTHSWLFEGDGRITPYVGGFADVMATRQQQTAKVVTSAPVVKNTSDARDKEDKTAIPKKTRKLSYKLQSELDGLPLQLEQLEAKIDSIQSQINQPDFFSLPVERTKEILDALQQAELNLEQAFARWEELEAMKNEE, from the coding sequence ATGGCTATTTATTCTATTCAGCAAGGGTATCTCTCATACAGTGCGGCGCCGTTATTAGATCATGTGGAATTGCACATTGAGTCTGGTGAACGCCTGTGTTTGGTTGGTCGCAATGGCGCAGGTAAATCCACCCTGATGAAAGTGATCAGTGGTGAAGTTTTACTGGATGATGGTGCAATCACGCATTTGCAGGATCTAAAAATTGCCCGTCTGGAGCAAGACCCGCCACAAACAGAATCAGCTACTGTCTATGATTATGTCGCGGATGGTGTGGCTGAACTGGGTAAGATCTTAGCCGATTATCACCACCAACTTACGCTATTAGCAGATCACCATGATGACGACCGTGTCATGCGTCGCCTAAGTGAGTTGCAAGAGCAGCTTGATCAGCAACAAGGCTGGCAGTTCGACACCCGGATCAGCCAGATCCTCAGTCTGTTATCACTGACTGCGGATACCTCGCTTTCTGATTTATCCGGTGGCTGGCTGCGTAAGGTCGCATTAGCTCGTGCACTGGTTAATGAGCCTGATCTACTGCTGCTTGATGAGCCAACCAACCATCTGGATATTGATTCGATCGCTTGGTTGGAAGATTTTTTGCGCCAATACAAAGGTGCCATTGTCTTTATCAGTCATGACCGTGAATTCATCCAACGCATGGCAACCCGTATCGTTGATCTGGACCGTGGCGTATTAACGTCATGGCCGGGTAACTACGATGCCTATCTGGCCGGTAAAGAAGAGTGGTTACGGGTTGAAGAGCTGAAAAATGCCCAGTTTGATAAAAAACTGGCGCAGGAAGAAGTTTGGATCCGACAAGGCGTAAAAGCGCGTCGTACCCGTAATGAAGGCCGTGTTCGTGCACTGAAAGCATTACGCATGGAACGTGGCGATCGCCGTGAAAAAGTCGGCACCTCTAAAATTCAGCTGGATGAAGCGGTTCGTTCCGGAAAAATCATCTTTGAAGGCGAGGGTGTTAATTACAGTATCGATGGGAAATCGCTGATCCGTAATTTTGATTTCCGTGTCATGCGCGGCGATAAAATCGCCCTGATTGGTCCGAATGGCTGCGGTAAAACAACACTGATTAAATTATTGCTGGGTGATCTGCAGCCGGATAGTGGTTCTTTGTATTGTGGTACCAAATTAGAAGTCGCTTATTTTGACCAGTATCGTCAACAACTCGATCTGGAAAAAACAGTGATGGATAACGTGGCGGACGGTCGTCAGGAAGTCGATTTTGCTGGTCGTCGTCGTCACATTCTCGGTTATTTGCAGGATTTCCTGTTCGAGCCAAAACGGGCGATGACACCGGTTAAAGCACTTTCTGGTGGCGAGAAAAACCGCTTATTACTGGCGAAGCTATTCCTGAAGCCATGTAACCTGCTGATCCTCGATGAACCAACCAACGATCTGGATATTGAAACGCTTGAATTGTTGGAAGAGTTACTGGCGGAATACCAAGGTACATTATTGTTAGTCAGCCATGATCGACGCTTCATTGATAACACAGTAACGCATAGCTGGTTGTTTGAAGGCGATGGTCGGATCACGCCTTATGTTGGTGGTTTTGCCGATGTAATGGCTACTCGTCAACAGCAGACTGCAAAAGTAGTTACGTCTGCACCAGTGGTAAAAAACACCTCTGATGCACGTGATAAAGAAGATAAAACCGCAATACCGAAAAAAACTCGTAAACTTTCGTATAAGTTGCAGTCAGAGCTGGACGGATTACCACTTCAACTGGAACAATTAGAAGCGAAAATTGACTCAATACAATCTCAGATCAATCAACCTGACTTTTTCAGTTTGCCAGTAGAGCGCACCAAAGAAATATTAGATGCCTTACAACAAGCTGAATTGAATTTGGAACAGGCTTTCGCCCGCTGGGAAGAGCTGGAAGCGATGAAGAACGAGGAATAG
- the fabA gene encoding bifunctional 3-hydroxydecanoyl-ACP dehydratase/trans-2-decenoyl-ACP isomerase: MTNTPKVSLCDQGRTSFTKEDLLACSRGELFGEGNSQLPAPNMLMMDRIVKITDTDGAFEKGEIIAELDIASNLWFFDCHFPGDPVMPGCLGLDAMWQLVGFFLGWKGGPGKGRALGVGEVKFTGQILPTAKKVTYKIQMKRVIMRKLIMGIADGVVEVDGRPIYSATDLKVGLFQDTSAF; encoded by the coding sequence ATGACCAATACTCCTAAAGTATCCCTGTGCGATCAGGGTCGTACCAGTTTCACTAAAGAAGACCTGCTGGCGTGTAGCCGTGGTGAACTATTTGGTGAGGGCAACAGCCAATTACCAGCACCTAACATGCTGATGATGGATCGCATTGTCAAAATCACTGACACTGACGGTGCATTCGAAAAAGGCGAAATCATTGCTGAACTGGATATCGCATCTAATTTATGGTTCTTCGATTGCCATTTCCCTGGTGACCCAGTTATGCCTGGCTGTTTAGGTCTGGATGCCATGTGGCAGTTGGTTGGTTTCTTCCTTGGCTGGAAAGGCGGCCCAGGTAAAGGACGTGCATTGGGTGTTGGCGAAGTGAAATTCACTGGTCAGATCCTGCCGACTGCGAAGAAAGTCACTTATAAAATTCAGATGAAACGCGTCATCATGCGTAAATTGATCATGGGTATTGCTGATGGTGTGGTTGAAGTTGATGGCCGTCCAATCTATTCAGCGACCGACCTGAAAGTAGGTCTATTCCAAGATACTTCTGCGTTCTAA
- a CDS encoding DUF3466 family protein, whose amino-acid sequence MKMTKIAAILPLLMVGAVSAAAQDPFYSISEVVSAANIGSANYGPWALSISGDGAEIASVAVKSDWYHYFHMSPSGMDLAHRFHYENGCTALLSSTTCKNYLETSNWTATWFSDLSSNVDQTFNVTSSTVTAESAGIITKYGSDTSAITSVGYMSLASHNREAVATLPSATAYLNTVNGTGYAFASAYDIVPAGSNYLVVGTAGAQKATAYNNCYNGNSEIQTYSPYCPGYETQAAFWLVNASGTPSSSLLATSHNTSTSTNYPYTASAMGVAKVGSEYIAVGYSATVGYGIGSTSSLPKNVAAFWKLGDGSLSTTPTTSLVFANDSDNPGTNSDYTIDNSWAVGVNSNGYIVGNRSYRAKESRNYPTKMFIAKYSSSSDAISSTTTPITTSSVNSEAAAVNNADQVVGWTDERGVTSQPVFGSVSRLQEAFIYNINTGNRYALNDLICSLDSAGAKSCVQNGKYYYIEYANGITDDGTIVASARRFDSYTDWSTLSNGTNVVVKLSVSSSTAFDSNHDIPAGYVVANQLPVFDYGASDSSGGGSFGIFGLLAMAGAAAVGQYRRFVKKGS is encoded by the coding sequence ATGAAAATGACAAAAATTGCAGCCATATTGCCATTATTGATGGTAGGTGCTGTATCTGCTGCAGCTCAGGATCCGTTTTACTCAATCTCAGAGGTTGTTTCTGCCGCAAACATAGGAAGTGCTAACTATGGCCCATGGGCATTAAGCATTTCTGGTGATGGAGCTGAAATTGCTAGCGTAGCGGTGAAAAGCGATTGGTATCATTATTTTCATATGTCGCCAAGTGGAATGGATCTGGCGCATCGTTTTCATTATGAAAATGGTTGTACTGCTCTTCTATCTAGCACTACTTGTAAAAATTATTTGGAAACATCTAATTGGACTGCGACTTGGTTCTCTGACCTAAGCTCAAATGTCGATCAGACTTTTAATGTAACTTCATCGACTGTCACTGCTGAATCTGCAGGGATTATAACTAAGTATGGCTCCGATACCTCAGCTATCACATCAGTAGGTTATATGAGTCTTGCTTCACACAATCGTGAGGCTGTCGCTACGTTACCATCTGCAACAGCTTATCTGAATACAGTGAATGGTACTGGTTATGCTTTCGCTTCAGCTTATGACATTGTACCGGCTGGTTCGAATTATCTGGTAGTTGGTACTGCTGGAGCACAAAAAGCTACAGCATATAATAATTGCTATAACGGCAATTCAGAAATTCAAACTTATAGCCCTTATTGCCCTGGTTATGAAACTCAAGCTGCATTTTGGTTGGTGAATGCGTCAGGAACGCCAAGTTCCTCATTGCTGGCAACGTCACATAACACATCTACGTCAACAAACTATCCTTACACAGCTAGTGCTATGGGTGTTGCGAAAGTTGGTTCTGAATATATCGCAGTTGGGTATTCAGCAACAGTTGGTTATGGCATCGGATCAACAAGCAGCTTACCAAAAAATGTGGCTGCATTCTGGAAATTAGGCGACGGTTCATTAAGCACAACACCAACAACTTCTTTAGTATTTGCAAACGATAGTGATAATCCTGGAACTAATAGTGATTACACAATCGATAATAGCTGGGCGGTTGGTGTTAATTCTAATGGTTACATAGTTGGTAACCGATCATATCGCGCCAAAGAGAGCCGAAATTATCCAACGAAGATGTTTATCGCTAAATATTCATCCTCTTCAGATGCTATTTCTAGTACCACAACCCCAATCACCACTTCTAGCGTTAACTCAGAAGCTGCAGCTGTAAATAATGCTGACCAAGTTGTTGGCTGGACAGATGAACGTGGTGTCACCAGTCAGCCTGTATTTGGCTCAGTTTCTCGCTTACAAGAAGCGTTTATTTACAATATTAATACGGGTAATCGTTACGCACTTAACGATCTAATTTGTAGCTTGGATAGTGCGGGTGCTAAATCATGTGTGCAGAACGGTAAGTATTACTACATTGAGTATGCAAATGGTATTACTGATGATGGGACAATAGTTGCTTCTGCTCGTCGTTTTGATAGTTATACTGATTGGTCGACGTTGAGCAATGGAACAAATGTTGTAGTAAAACTATCTGTATCTTCATCTACTGCATTTGATAGTAACCACGATATTCCAGCCGGTTATGTAGTTGCCAATCAGCTACCGGTATTTGATTACGGTGCTAGTGATAGCAGTGGCGGTGGTAGCTTCGGCATCTTTGGTTTACTGGCTATGGCTGGTGCGGCAGCTGTAGGTCAGTATCGCCGTTTTGTAAAGAAAGGTTCATAA